The candidate division KSB1 bacterium genome includes a region encoding these proteins:
- a CDS encoding YtxH domain-containing protein, with protein MPQENRGADFFKGFLIGGAIGAVFALLFAPKSGIELRADIRRKSRELYDETEAQLGEWKEKAAEVIEEGKRQAEALRSQAEAKIAEARAKADQLISEGRAKARDLVEQGAKVIEREKGRVKSAFEAGAKAYREEVEGNKAKDQA; from the coding sequence ATGCCCCAGGAAAATCGAGGTGCTGATTTTTTTAAAGGTTTTTTGATCGGCGGCGCGATCGGCGCGGTGTTTGCGCTGCTTTTTGCGCCGAAATCGGGCATCGAGCTGCGCGCCGATATTCGCCGCAAATCGCGCGAGCTTTACGATGAAACCGAAGCGCAGCTCGGTGAATGGAAGGAAAAAGCCGCTGAAGTCATAGAAGAGGGTAAGCGTCAGGCCGAAGCGCTGCGCTCGCAAGCCGAGGCGAAAATTGCCGAAGCCCGCGCCAAAGCTGATCAATTGATCAGCGAAGGCCGCGCCAAAGCCCGGGATCTCGTCGAGCAAGGCGCGAAAGTGATCGAACGTGAGAAAGGCCGGGTCAAATCAGCGTTTGAAGCCGGCGCCAAGGCCTATCGTGAAGAAGTTGAAGGCAATAAAGCCAAGGACCAGGCCTGA